The following is a genomic window from Geoalkalibacter halelectricus.
TTTAGAAAATTGCCGTCAGACAAAACAACAAAAGGGGTCCGGAAAAGACCCCTGCCCTAAAACCCGCCGGCCGGCATCGGTCACGGCCGAAAAACCGGCACAGAAAAAACGGAGGGCTCGGGCGCCTGGCCCGAACCCTCCGTGGATTGACCTGATCAGTTTACGGATATGCTGTAGCCGCGCATAAGCCGCGTCATTTCGTCCTTTCCAGCCAGCTTGATCTTTTGAATCTTCTTGCGCTCCAATTCCTCTTCAGGAGTCAGGTAGCGTTTTTTCTCAAACTCGTTCAGCTCTTTCTCCAGCAACTGGTGTTCTTCAAAAAGCATGCGAAATTTGGGACTTTCGCTCACCAGTCGCTCCACCAACTCCATGTCCATTTCCTCCATGGGACACCTCCCGCAAGGTTAGAGGGTTGAAAGAGTTTGGAAATCTTCAATGCTAAAATATCCAATGGCGTTCTACTTGTCAACCCGTCAAAAATCTTACCCCTGCAGGCCTTGCCCGGGATCCTTGAGCGACCAGGCGATCTCGGCCTCGGAAGGCCTGATATAGGCGGCGTTCAGGGTCTGGGGGGTGTGCGTTTCTCCCTGCCGCAGCCGCTCCAGGCCAATCAGGGCCGCCATGGAGGCACGCGGTGAGTGCAGCACCCAGGGAGCGAAGTGCGCCTCGGTGCCGAGGTACTCCTCGATGAGGTTGCGGTAGGCCACGGCCCCCTCGCCGAGAAACAGGGCGGGCCCCTGCATCCGACGCACCAATTCCAGCGGAGCGATGACCCGCTCCTCGCCCAGTGGCGCGGGATGACCGCGGCGCATGCGGAAAAGCCCGGCGTAGACTTCCTTTTTGCGCGCATCCAGCAAGGCACAGACCGGATATTCGGCCTCGGGCACGTTCATGGCCAGGGTTTGCAGGGACGAGACTCCGATCAATGGGCGGCCGGTTGCGAGGGCCAGGCCCTTGGCCGTCGCCATGCCGACCCGCACGCCGGTGAACGAGCCCGGACCCTGGACCACGACGAAGGCGTCCACGGCGCCAAGCGCCGTGTCGGTGTCGGCGAGCACCTGGCGCACCCCGGACATCAGGCGCTCGGAATGGGTGCCGTGGACATTGAACAAAATCTCAGCGAGCAGCTTTTCCCCCCGGCACAGGGCAATGCTGCCGGTGGAGCCGGAGGTATCCAGGGCCAGCAGGGTCGCCGTCATCCGCCGATCCCCCCGAAAATACGCATGAGGTCGTTGTAGAAGGCCAGGATCATGAGCAGGATGAGCAACATCAAACCGATCTGCTGAGCGATCTCGCGGGTACGCGGGGACAAGGGACGGCGGAAAATCAACTCGAACAGATTGAAGACGATATGGCCGCCATCGAGGATCGGGATCGGCAAAAGGTTGAGAATGCCCAGCTGAATGCTGAGAAACGCCAGCACCAAGAGGATGCTCGAGACATCGGTCTGGGCGGCCTGGCCGGCAACCTGCACCACGGTGATGGGACCACCGATATTATCGACGGACACATTGCCGCCGAACAGCTTCTGGATGAAGACGATGGTCAGGTCGATCAGCTCCAAGGTGCGCCCTGCGCCGGCGGCCATGGCGGCGACGGGTCCATAGCGCTTGGTGATCAGCTCCTGCGCCGGTGCGATGCCGATCAGGTAGTCATCGTCGCGCCCTCCGCGCTGAGCGGTCAGGGTGAATTCGAGTCTCTCGCCGTCGCGCTCCACCGCCACAACCTGCGGTTGGCCCTGGCCCTGTTGAATGCCGATGCGCAGATCATACCAGGACTTGATCGGCATCTCGCCCACCTGCACGATCAGGTCGCCTTCTCGCAACCCCGCGGCTTCGGCGGGCATGCCGAGAGCCAATCCGCCGACCCGCGCTTCCTGGTCGGGGAAAAGACCGATCGCCTGGGTCTCGAGATGCCCCGCCGCCGCGGGGATTTGCAATCCCAGACGCCGGCCGTCGCGCTGAACCACAAAATCAAGATCGTCGCCGGCAAAAGTGATCAGCTTGCGGTTGGCTTCGCTCCAACTCGCGACGGACTGTCCGTTGATCGATTCAATGCAGTCGCCTGGACTAAAACCGGCGGCGGCAC
Proteins encoded in this region:
- a CDS encoding YdcH family protein — protein: MEEMDMELVERLVSESPKFRMLFEEHQLLEKELNEFEKKRYLTPEEELERKKIQKIKLAGKDEMTRLMRGYSISVN
- the tsaB gene encoding tRNA (adenosine(37)-N6)-threonylcarbamoyltransferase complex dimerization subunit type 1 TsaB is translated as MTATLLALDTSGSTGSIALCRGEKLLAEILFNVHGTHSERLMSGVRQVLADTDTALGAVDAFVVVQGPGSFTGVRVGMATAKGLALATGRPLIGVSSLQTLAMNVPEAEYPVCALLDARKKEVYAGLFRMRRGHPAPLGEERVIAPLELVRRMQGPALFLGEGAVAYRNLIEEYLGTEAHFAPWVLHSPRASMAALIGLERLRQGETHTPQTLNAAYIRPSEAEIAWSLKDPGQGLQG
- the rseP gene encoding RIP metalloprotease RseP; the encoded protein is MVTVIAGIIMLGILVFIHELGHFCVAKMAGVKVLKFSLGFGPRLVSRQWGETEYMICAVPLGGYVQMLGEGSGENGESGELTPEERTRSYAAKSPGKRLAIVAAGPLMNLVLPFLVLPLAYMIGVSMPAFLEARPCVGYVVADSDGAAAGFSPGDCIESINGQSVASWSEANRKLITFAGDDLDFVVQRDGRRLGLQIPAAAGHLETQAIGLFPDQEARVGGLALGMPAEAAGLREGDLIVQVGEMPIKSWYDLRIGIQQGQGQPQVVAVERDGERLEFTLTAQRGGRDDDYLIGIAPAQELITKRYGPVAAMAAGAGRTLELIDLTIVFIQKLFGGNVSVDNIGGPITVVQVAGQAAQTDVSSILLVLAFLSIQLGILNLLPIPILDGGHIVFNLFELIFRRPLSPRTREIAQQIGLMLLILLMILAFYNDLMRIFGGIGG